In Gouania willdenowi chromosome 15, fGouWil2.1, whole genome shotgun sequence, one DNA window encodes the following:
- the nid1a gene encoding nidogen-1: MVWNDQRWFVCASFLCFLTAVQSIKRDEFLPYGPSARDQSLEPGTDRTHRLDLTQPILFYDGTFKTIFINTNGFVATAEPTDESTYLGKMPASFGMIAPLQGDLDTSDGVGRVFFRQDTSPQVLRQASEHINRAFPLDDEVNPTHAVVITWLDVASNEPQTRGDGINKKRNTFQLVIASLATSSYALVLYARDGIQFSSTPFQDSSAVMHAGFSKGLVQGFIFSSQGPYYRTTTDDEESVRVLAEETNSGMQGVWVYEVGTSPYFTNVAPGEVPELPTEATLLETLDAQRPADTEGQVQYLPYEPDAGQVEVLPVQYQPPHPQNPEVVVVDDSDINVDVFSYNLGTCTNNRNKCSQFADCKDYSTGYCCHCRPGYYGNGVQCVAEGKPQRMNGKVYGKLFVGNSPTQVEFSSNDLHSYVVVNDGRSYIAISDIPASLGPSLQPLSALGGAIGWAFALEQPGFKNGFSVIGGVFSRQVEVTFLPGNEKLTINQEFKGIDEHDHLIVSTALEGRVQEVPPGSTVEIGPYSEIYQYSNNLITSSSTRDYVVNLPDGSTETRTYQWRQTITFKSCQHHEALRDIKPTQMLSVDQIFVMHDANNELIRFAMSNKIGDVNGGQPEENPCFTGRHGCDTNAVCRPGQGSQFTCQCAAGFNGDGRLCYDIDECTENPQICSLHAICNNQPGTFRCECEDGYLFANDGQTCVAVDRPVDSCEENTHDCDVPERAQCSYTGGSSYICSCLPGFIGDGRICQDIDECQPSRCHQNAVCYNTQGSFTCQCRPGYSGDGFYCSSEKTKTQCETHRESVLNAPRGPRPPVGQYVPACDEHGAYEPMQCHGSTGHCWCVDRNGQEIPGTRTGPGSTPMCIDHGGVPPPVGPPPRPDVDALPPGTHLLFAQSGRIDHVPLEGYDMKKKDAKAVLHLPEKVIIGVAYDCVDKMVYWTEITSPSISRASIQGGEPTAVIRSDLESPEGIAIDHLGRTMFWTDSLKDRIEVASLDGTQRRVIIDSDLVNPRAIITDPPHGNLYWADWNREAPKIETSYMDGSNRRVLIKDNLGLPNGLTYDSPSSLLCWADAGTHKVECMNPSRGDRSEVMEGIRYPFGVTSYGKNIYYTDWQRDSVVAVDRYSGKESDEMQPQKRTKLYGITTAYSQCPSGQNYCSVNNGGCTHLCLATPAGRSCKCPDNAVGVGCVERDGY; encoded by the exons ATGGTGTGGAACGACCAAAGATGGTTCGTGTGTGCGAGTTTTCTCTGCTTCCTGACCGCCGTGCAGAGCATAAAGAGAGATGAGTTTCTTCCATACGGACCGAGCGCCAGAGACCAGTCCCTGGAACCGGGGACTGACCGAACGCACCGACTGGACCTTACCCAGCCTATTCTCTTTTATGATGGCACTTTCAAAACAATCTTT atcaacaccaatggaTTTGTCGCCACAGCAGAGCCAACAGATGAGTCGACGTATCTTGGCAAAATGCCGGCAAGTTTTGGTATGATTGCACCTCTGCAGGGAGACCTGGACACTAGTGATGGTGTGGGAAGAGTATTCTTCAGACAAGACACTAGTCCTCAAGTCCTGCGTCAAGCATCAGAGCACATCAACAGGGCCTTCCCTCTGGATGATGAAGTCAACCCCACTCATGCTGTGGTGATCACCTGGTTGGATGTCGCCTCTAATGAACCTCAAACCAGAGGCGATGGCATTAACAAGAAG AGAAACACCTTCCAGCTGGTCATTGCATCATTGGCGACTTCCTCGTATGCCTTAGTCCTCTACGCACGAGATGGAATACAGTTTTCCTCGACACCTTTCCAAGACAGTAGTGCAGTCATGCATGCTGGATTTAGCAAGGGCCTGGTGCAAGGTTTTATCTTCTCCAGCCAGGGACCTTACTACCGCACTACCACGGATGATGAGGAATCTGTGAGGGTTTTAGCAGA GGAGACCAACTCAGGCATGCAAGGTGTTTGGGTATATGAGGTTGGCACTTCCCCCTATTTTACCAACGTGGCTCCAGGTGAGGTCCCTGAGCTGCCAACTGAGGCCACACTACTAGAAACTTTGGATGCACAGAGACCTGCGGACACTGAAGGACAAGTGCAGTACCTTCCCTATGAGCCAGATGCGGGGCAGGTTGAAGTTCTCCCAGTTCAATACCAGCCACCTCACCCTCAGAATCCTGAAGTAGTGGTGGTAGATGACTCAGATATAAATGTAGATG TGTTCTCATACAATCTTGGCACATGcacaaacaacagaaataagtgCTCCCAGTTTGCAGACTGCAAGGATTACTCCACTGGATACTGCTGCCACTGCAGGCCTGGCTACTATGGAAACGGGGTACAATGTGTGGCAGAGG GAAAGCCACAGAGGATGAATGGTAAAGTGTATGGAAAACTGTTTGTTGGCAACTCTCCCACTCAAGTGGAGTTCTCCAGCAATGATCTCCACTCATATGTTGTGGTGAATGACGGTCGATCCTACATCGCCATCAGTGACATCCCAGCGTCTCTGGGGCCTTCGCTTCAGCCCTTGTCAGCCCTTGGTGGTGCCATTGGTTGGGCCTTTGCTCTTGAGCAGCCCGGCTTCAAGAATGGTTTCAGTGTTATTG GGGGGGTGTTCTCACGTCAGGTTGAGGTGACCTTTCTGCCGGGGAATGAGAAACTGACCATCAACCAGGAGTTCAAAGGAATTGATGAGCATGACCATCTGATCGTGAGCACTGCCCTGGAGGGCCGGGTTCAAGAGGTACCTCCAGGATCAACAGTAGAGATTGGCCCTTATTCAGAGATCTACCAGTACAGCAACAACT TGATCACTTCATCCTCAACGCGGGACTACGTCGTGAACTTACCCGATGGATCAACCGAAACCAGGACCTATCAGTGGCGTCAAACAATCACCTTCAAGAGCTGCCAGCACCATGAGGCTTTGAGAGACATCAAGCCCACTCAGATGCTCAGCGTGGATCAGATTTTTGTGATGCATGACGCCAACAATGAACTCATCCGGTTTGCCATGAGCAACAAGATAGGAGACGTAAATG gAGGACAGCCAGAGGAGAATCCATGCTTCACTGGTAGACACGGCTGTGACACCAACGCTGTTTGTCGGCCTGGACAGGGATCCCAGTTCACCTGCCAGTGTGCTGCTGGCTTCAATGGCGATGGACGTCTATGCTATG ACATTGATGAGTGCACAGAGAATCCTCAGATCTGCAGCCTCCATGCTATCTGCAACAATCAGCCCGGGACCTTCCGCTGTGAATGTGAAGATGGGTATCTGTTCGCAAACGATGGGCAGACCTGTGTAG CTGTTGATCGACCCGTGGACTCCTGTGAGGAAAACACCCATGATTGTGACGTCCCTGAGCGCGCTCAGTGCAGCTACACGGGAGGCTCATCCTACATCTGCTCCTGCCTCCCTGGATTCATAGGAGACGGAAGAATCTGCCAAG ACATAGACGAGTGCCAGCCGAGCAGGTGTCATCAGAACGCAGTATGCTATAACACTCAGGGATCCTTCACGTGCCAATGCAGGCCAGGATACAGTGGAGATGGATTCTACTGCTCCTCTG AGAAGACAAAGACACAGTGTGAGACTCACAGAGAGAGTGTCCTGAATGCCCCTCGTGGCCCCCGGCCTCCCGTTGGCCAGTACGTCCCTGCATGTGATGAACACGGTGCTTATGAGCCCATGCAGTGCCACGGCAGCACAGGACACTGCTGGTGCGTGGACCGCAATGGACAGGAAATCCCAGGGACTCGCACTGGACCAGGCAGTACGCCCATGT GTATTGACCATGGTGGTGTGCCACCACCTGTTGGACCCCCACCACGGCCAGACGTTGATGCCCTGCCCCCAGGAACGCACCTGTTGTTTGCTCAGAGCGGCAGGATAGATCATGTCCCACTGGAAGGCTATGATATGAAAAAGAAAGATGCCAAGGCTGTTCTCCACCTTCCT GAGAAGGTGATCATCGGAGTAGCTTATGACTGTGTGGACAAGATGGTGTACTGGACGGAAATCACATCGCCTTCAATCAGCAGGGCCAGCATTCAGGGAGGAGAGCCCACCGCTGTCATCAGATCAG ACTTGGAAAGCCCAGAGGGGATTGCCATTGACCACTTGGGGAGAACAATGTTCTGGACCGATTCTTTGAAAGATCGCATTGAGGTTGCATCATTGGATGGAACTCAGCGCCGAGTCATCATCGATTCAGATCTGGTCAACCCCCGAGCCATCATCACTGATCCTCCTCATGG AAATCTGTACTGGGCTGACTGGAACCGTGAAGCCCCCAAAATTGAGACTTCCTACATGGATGGATCCAACCGGAGAGTTCTGATTAAAGACAATCTAGGCCTGCCAAACGGCTTAACTTATGACTCTCCGAGCTCTCTGCTCTGTTGGGCAGACGCAG GCACTCATAAAGTGGAGTGTATGAATCCAAGCCGTGGGGATCGCAGTGAGGTCATGGAGGGGATCAGGTACCCCTTTGGAGTCACATCTTATGGGAAGAATATTTACTACACGGACTGGCAAAG GGACTCCGTGGTCGCCGTGGACCGCTATTCTGGCAAGGAGTCGGATGAAATGCAGCCTCAGAAACGGACCAAGCTATACGGGATCACCACTGCCTATTCCCAGTGTCCTTCAG